Genomic DNA from Prunus persica cultivar Lovell chromosome G1, Prunus_persica_NCBIv2, whole genome shotgun sequence:
agCAGTTGTTTACCTTGAATAACGCAATAACAGAGGAGAAGATGCACATGAAAACCACCGCAAATGCCAAGGATCTTGTCATCTTAACAGGTCTACCAAGTACAAATTTCtgcaaaatacatatatacactgCTTTAGTTTTGTCAAATATTTGGcttcttcaaataaaaataaaaactaaccGGCGTATGTTACCTGGATGTGTACATAGAAGGCAAGCTGGACAACGATGGCCCTCACAATTAGGATGCAAGTAGCAGCCAGAAATGCATGTCTCTTCCACCGCAGCAAAGGAAGCTAATCAACAAGTTAAGATGGATGAAGTAAGGTAGGTACTTGGCTAGCAAAGTAAGAGACTATATGAAGAGGCATAAGAAACTCACTTCAATGGAATAAACACTTCCAAGCAGAAAACTGATGAGAAGGGCACAAAACAACGGTGGAGAATTAAACATAACTCCCATGGCAAAACTCTGAAAAATAACAGACAACAACTAGTGAGTAGCAGAGATTTATACTGTAGAAACACTAGGTGGTCTCATATCAGTGGCAATTGATTACCATCAACAAAACTGTGGAAACAATTGTGATCCCAGTTCCCATAGAGAATTCACCAGAAGCAAGAGGGAGCTCAGGTTTGTTAACCTGAGAAGCAAGAGAAAAagatacaaaattaatgaacattatatatatacacagtaTTTTTCATCCTTCAATTTGGTCTCACTTAGTTTTATACCTTGTCGATTTCGACGTCAAACAATTGATTCAATCCCACCACATAGATGTTCATTAGGATCGATGGCGCCAATGCCTGAGAGATATGATCAATCATTGAAAAAACAATCACATGTAAGAAGCCCATTTTACCTGTGGCATCAAACAGTAGTGTTTCGAATTTTCTAATGTACCTTCAATAGTCCTATGAAAAATGCAGAGGACAGGTCAGTAACATTTTCTAATGGAAGAAGAGAGACCGATGAGATTCCTATAacctgaaaacaaaaaaaatgagtgAATTAGTGAAGctcaaaattaaattgttcAATCCAAATGTAATTtatatcaaattttgaaaggAACATGTGAAACTCACAGTGCCAATTACAGTGTGAGGACGACAAAAGCGATGAAATGCATCCCATTGTTTACAAAGGCCAGTCAGAAAATGATCACCATCATTCTTTGGTTTTGATGATGAAGCATAACCCCCATGTTGAAAACAAACAGGTTGGCAATAAAATTTCTTGAATCTTTTACTAGGGTTTCTTCTGGTGGTCACTGTGATCTTCTGATCATAGTTTGGATTGGCATTGGTGGCTAGAGATGATAAGTTTCTGGAACAATATTGCGGCAAGGGCTTCTTCTTGATTACGTTGCAATGTGTTGTTGGCTTCACTGGCACTTGAAGTAGTAGCATTACGCaatcccaaaaatttcaaagacgATTAAGATATCATTATATCAAATTCAtctaaaaaaagtaaaaggagATCAACCATGGAACTGAAACCTAATTACTGCATTTTGCATGCCTTTGTATTTTCATTTGATGCGTTGTAGGATTCGAGTTAGGACTTATTTTTTTCccactttaaaataaaataagagtaACACTGGCAAAACGAACTCCATATTTTTCTTAACAGATAAgttcagttatcaaaacaatcaaaagcTATGATAAGAATGTAgcacattttttgtttttggttatatAGAGGGGTTGACCCGGATGCCAAACCACCGCAGCTAGACCCCATTGGCAGAATGTAGC
This window encodes:
- the LOC18792275 gene encoding homogentisate geranylgeranyltransferase, chloroplastic; its protein translation is QWDAFHRFCRPHTVIGTVIGISSVSLLPLENVTDLSSAFFIGLLKALAPSILMNIYVVGLNQLFDVEIDKVNKPELPLASGEFSMGTGITIVSTVLLMSFAMGVMFNSPPLFCALLISFLLGSVYSIELPLLRWKRHAFLAATCILIVRAIVVQLAFYVHIQKFVLGRPVKMTRSLAFAVVFMCIFSSVIALFKDIPDVDGDRYYGIQSFSVSLGQEKVYWFCVNMLLIAYGAALVVGASSPFLPSKLFTILGHTALASLLWLRARSVDIADKASLTSFYMFIWKLFYAEYLLIPFVR